In Desulforhopalus sp., a single window of DNA contains:
- the kdsB gene encoding 3-deoxy-manno-octulosonate cytidylyltransferase yields the protein MTTFPPCYGIIPARYKSHRFPGKPLADILGKPMFYHVYERAVSCPLLAKVWLATDDQRIFDAAERLAVPVVMTNPDHPSGSDRIMEAAEILGLEDSSVIVNIQGDEPALDPDMLRRLVEPFADPEIQVTTLARIIDAKQAENTDRVKVVRSVKGQALYFSRSKIPFIRDDAQTDTDYLLHIGIYAYRLSALRTFTSLPPSPLEEIEKLEQLRFLEAGIAITVVLSDYQGFGVDRPEDLELIVRQLQG from the coding sequence ATGACCACCTTCCCGCCCTGTTACGGCATCATCCCGGCCAGATACAAATCGCACCGCTTCCCCGGTAAACCGCTCGCCGATATCCTCGGCAAGCCGATGTTCTACCACGTCTACGAACGGGCGGTCAGTTGCCCGCTGCTCGCCAAGGTCTGGCTGGCAACCGATGACCAGCGGATCTTCGATGCGGCGGAAAGGCTGGCGGTGCCGGTGGTGATGACCAATCCCGACCATCCCAGCGGTTCCGACCGGATCATGGAGGCGGCGGAGATCCTCGGCCTCGAAGACTCTTCGGTCATCGTCAATATTCAGGGCGACGAACCGGCCCTTGACCCGGATATGCTGCGCCGCCTGGTCGAGCCCTTTGCCGATCCGGAGATCCAGGTCACGACCCTTGCCCGGATCATCGATGCCAAACAGGCGGAAAATACCGACCGGGTGAAGGTGGTTCGTTCGGTGAAGGGCCAGGCCCTGTATTTCTCGCGGTCGAAGATCCCCTTTATCCGCGACGATGCCCAGACCGACACCGATTATCTCCTGCATATCGGCATCTATGCCTACCGGCTGTCGGCCCTTAGAACCTTTACCTCCTTGCCCCCCAGCCCCCTGGAAGAGATTGAAAAGCTCGAACAGCTGCGCTTTCTTGAGGCCGGCATCGCCATCACCGTCGTCCTCAGCGATTACCAGGGATTCGGCGTCGACCGGCCGGAGGACCTGGAGCTTATCGTCCGCCAGCTGCAGGGCTGA
- a CDS encoding cation diffusion facilitator family transporter — MAGHANSLTSILFALGANMAIFCAKLAAALYTGSGAMLAEAIHSLADSGNQLLLIVGLHRSKRQPTAEHPLGYGKTIYFWSFIVALILFSMGGMFSIYEGIHKLQHPEALHAPWLAIAVLTFSIAAESVSLWGCLREVNKTRGKRSLITWFRQSRESELLVVFGEDIAALLGLFLALVGVGLAMVTGNPLFDALGSIAIGVLLVLIAVVIGVQVKQLLIGQGVDPETHRAMVDFLLAQEEIIQVYNLITLQLGRDVMLAVKAEMRQYPNQQAMIEAINRCEKRVKAAFPQVVWSFFEPDLRDEKSSIATDHGQGESH; from the coding sequence ATGGCCGGACACGCCAACTCCCTCACCTCGATCCTCTTTGCCCTCGGGGCCAATATGGCAATTTTTTGCGCCAAGCTGGCCGCCGCCCTCTACACCGGCTCCGGGGCCATGCTGGCCGAGGCCATCCATTCCCTGGCCGACAGCGGCAACCAGCTGCTGCTCATCGTCGGCCTGCACCGTTCCAAAAGACAGCCGACCGCCGAACACCCCCTGGGCTACGGCAAGACCATCTATTTCTGGTCGTTTATCGTCGCCCTGATCCTCTTCAGCATGGGCGGCATGTTTTCGATCTATGAGGGCATCCATAAACTGCAGCATCCAGAGGCGCTGCACGCGCCCTGGCTGGCCATTGCCGTCCTGACCTTTTCAATTGCCGCCGAGTCGGTTTCCCTGTGGGGCTGCCTGCGCGAGGTCAACAAGACCCGTGGCAAGCGCAGCCTTATCACCTGGTTCCGGCAAAGCCGGGAAAGCGAGTTGCTGGTGGTTTTCGGCGAGGATATCGCGGCGCTTCTCGGGCTCTTCCTGGCGCTCGTCGGCGTCGGGCTTGCCATGGTGACCGGCAATCCTCTTTTTGACGCCCTCGGCAGCATCGCCATCGGCGTCCTCCTCGTTCTCATTGCCGTGGTCATCGGCGTCCAGGTCAAACAGCTGCTGATCGGCCAGGGCGTCGACCCAGAGACCCACAGAGCCATGGTCGACTTTCTCCTGGCCCAGGAGGAAATCATCCAGGTCTACAACCTCATCACCCTGCAACTCGGCCGCGATGTCATGCTGGCGGTGAAGGCGGAGATGCGGCAATACCCCAATCAACAGGCAATGATTGAAGCTATTAATCGTTGCGAAAAACGGGTAAAAGCGGCCTTCCCGCAGGTCGTCTGGTCGTTTTTCGAACCGGACCTGCGAGACGAGAAGTCGAGCATAGCCACCGACCACGGCCAGGGAGAATCCCATTGA
- the hrpB gene encoding ATP-dependent helicase HrpB encodes MPFSQLPIKAILGELQAALQKGSAVLSAPPGSGKTTAVPLALLDEPWLDGRKILILEPRRLAARMAAARMAALLGEKVGQRVGYQIRFDRQISPETRIEVLTEGILTRRLQNDTGLEDVGLIIFDEFHERSIHADLALALCLDLCLLRGDLRLLVMSATFETGAVAALLGGVPVVTGGGQSHEVRVDYLARPAGGRIAETTAAGILRVVAEEDGDILAFLPGTGEIREVQRRLAAEPLCRGMIIVPLFGDLSQREQDRAILPDPAGQRRLILATSIAETSLTIEGIACVVDSGWSRRPRFEAKSGLTRLTTVRVSKAAAQQRAGRAGRLGPGYCLRLWTREEDHSLPPFQPPEIIAVDPAGLALELALWGARDPGELRWLDPPRQGAYQQAVQLLQSLGAINAAGRITETGRQIAALPVHPRLGHMLLMAGSLGQGPLACDLAAILAERDLVVRDGTPGPAELRLRLQLLELWRKDGDAALRREGGDPETCRRIDRESKRWQGQLGCASGPRHAEAIGNLLVYAYPDRLARQRPGQRERYLLAGGRGAFLPPGDHLVAAEYLVVPQLDAGRTEGRIFLAEAVDIDALRRHHPLLFTQSDEVYWDDAAARVMAVRRVNLGKIVVDEETLPDGGESEAISAALLTGIRRLGPACLPWDQESRQLQARVLFLRNWQQEGEWPDLSDEYLLEDLTWLSPYLAGITRAAQLKRLNLREIFTTMLGWQKQQQLERDAPSSLTVASGSKIRIEYRIGEPPLLAVRLQEMFGLATTPAICGGRVPLLLHLLSPARRPIQVTADLAGFWQRGYPEVKKELKGRYPKHFWPDDPLTAEAVRGVKRKAR; translated from the coding sequence GTGCCGTTTTCGCAACTGCCCATCAAGGCCATTCTTGGCGAACTGCAAGCCGCCCTGCAAAAGGGCTCGGCGGTGCTCTCCGCCCCGCCCGGCTCCGGCAAAACCACCGCGGTTCCCTTAGCCCTCCTTGATGAGCCGTGGCTCGACGGCCGGAAAATCCTCATTCTCGAACCACGGCGTTTGGCGGCGCGGATGGCGGCGGCGCGGATGGCCGCATTGCTGGGGGAGAAGGTCGGTCAGCGGGTCGGCTACCAGATTCGGTTTGACCGGCAGATTTCCCCGGAAACCCGCATCGAGGTACTGACCGAGGGCATTCTTACCCGGCGATTGCAAAACGATACGGGGCTGGAGGATGTCGGTCTTATCATCTTCGATGAATTTCATGAACGCTCCATCCATGCCGATCTGGCCCTGGCCCTGTGTCTTGACCTCTGCCTGCTGCGGGGCGACCTGCGTCTGCTGGTGATGTCGGCGACTTTTGAGACCGGGGCGGTGGCGGCTCTTTTAGGTGGTGTCCCGGTGGTGACCGGCGGCGGACAAAGCCACGAGGTGCGTGTCGACTACCTTGCGAGGCCAGCCGGCGGCAGGATCGCTGAAACAACCGCGGCAGGAATCCTCCGGGTCGTCGCCGAGGAGGATGGCGATATCCTGGCCTTCTTGCCGGGCACCGGCGAGATAAGAGAGGTGCAGCGGCGGCTGGCGGCTGAACCGCTCTGCCGCGGCATGATCATCGTCCCGCTTTTTGGCGACCTGTCGCAAAGAGAGCAGGACCGCGCCATCCTCCCCGATCCGGCGGGGCAGCGGCGGCTGATTCTCGCCACCTCGATTGCCGAGACGAGTCTCACCATCGAGGGTATCGCTTGCGTTGTTGACAGCGGCTGGTCGCGGCGGCCGCGGTTTGAGGCAAAAAGCGGCCTGACGAGACTCACCACCGTCCGGGTATCGAAGGCCGCGGCCCAGCAGCGGGCTGGTCGGGCCGGGCGTCTTGGGCCGGGGTATTGTCTCAGGTTATGGACACGGGAAGAAGACCACAGCCTGCCGCCCTTTCAACCCCCGGAAATCATTGCCGTCGATCCGGCAGGGCTCGCATTGGAGCTGGCCCTGTGGGGTGCTCGCGACCCTGGAGAATTGCGCTGGCTTGATCCGCCGCGTCAGGGCGCCTACCAGCAGGCCGTCCAGCTCCTCCAATCCCTTGGGGCGATAAACGCCGCCGGGCGGATTACCGAAACCGGTCGGCAAATCGCCGCTCTGCCTGTCCATCCCCGTCTTGGCCATATGTTACTCATGGCGGGGAGCCTCGGTCAGGGGCCTCTTGCCTGCGATCTTGCGGCCATCCTTGCGGAGCGCGACCTAGTCGTCCGGGATGGAACGCCAGGTCCTGCGGAGCTGCGGTTGCGTCTGCAGCTCCTGGAGCTATGGCGAAAAGACGGCGACGCGGCCCTTCGCCGGGAGGGTGGTGATCCGGAGACCTGTCGACGCATCGACCGGGAAAGCAAGCGCTGGCAAGGGCAGCTCGGTTGTGCAAGCGGGCCGCGCCACGCCGAGGCCATCGGCAACCTCCTGGTCTATGCCTACCCCGACCGGCTGGCCCGGCAGAGGCCTGGGCAACGAGAACGCTATCTCTTAGCCGGGGGCCGAGGGGCTTTTTTGCCGCCCGGCGATCACCTTGTTGCAGCTGAATATCTGGTGGTGCCGCAGCTTGATGCGGGCAGGACGGAGGGACGGATATTTCTGGCCGAGGCGGTTGACATTGATGCGCTTCGCCGCCATCATCCCCTGTTGTTTACGCAAAGCGATGAGGTGTATTGGGATGATGCGGCCGCCAGGGTCATGGCGGTGCGCCGCGTCAATCTCGGGAAAATCGTCGTCGACGAAGAAACTCTGCCGGACGGCGGCGAGTCAGAGGCGATCAGTGCCGCGCTCTTAACGGGCATACGCCGCCTGGGACCCGCCTGCCTGCCCTGGGACCAGGAATCGCGGCAGCTCCAGGCGCGGGTGCTTTTCTTGCGGAACTGGCAGCAGGAAGGAGAGTGGCCGGATCTTTCCGATGAGTATCTGCTTGAGGACCTTACCTGGCTCTCGCCGTATCTTGCCGGGATCACCAGGGCCGCACAACTAAAACGCCTCAATCTGCGCGAGATATTTACGACCATGCTTGGCTGGCAAAAACAGCAGCAGCTGGAGCGGGACGCACCAAGCAGCCTGACCGTAGCCAGCGGCTCGAAGATCCGTATCGAATACCGCATCGGCGAGCCGCCGCTCCTGGCAGTGCGCCTCCAGGAGATGTTCGGGCTTGCGACAACGCCCGCCATCTGCGGCGGCAGGGTGCCGCTGCTTCTTCACCTGCTGTCGCCGGCCCGTCGGCCCATCCAGGTTACCGCCGATTTGGCCGGCTTCTGGCAGCGCGGCTATCCCGAGGTGAAAAAAGAGCTGAAAGGCCGCTACCCCAAACACTTCTGGCCGGATGATCCCCTTACCGCCGAGGCGGTGCGGGGGGTGAAGAGAAAGGCCCGCTAA
- a CDS encoding 2-oxoacid:acceptor oxidoreductase family protein: MKIAGFGGQGVLSTGVLLANCAIAEGLKTTWLPSYGAEMRGGTANASINISHDTIGSPIVSNPNALIVMNLPSLDAFEDTVRPGGAIYVNSSLAPRTVRRTDVAAYHVPVSDMANNLGAIQAASVILLTVYALVSGAITIETLQKVIPLSIKRKNLVDLNMRAIEAGIAWHEENCRKE, encoded by the coding sequence GTGAAGATTGCCGGCTTTGGTGGCCAGGGGGTGCTGTCGACCGGCGTTCTTCTTGCCAACTGCGCCATCGCCGAGGGACTAAAGACCACCTGGCTGCCGTCCTACGGCGCCGAGATGCGCGGCGGCACCGCCAATGCCAGCATCAACATCTCCCATGACACCATCGGCTCACCGATCGTCTCAAACCCGAATGCCCTGATCGTCATGAACCTGCCGTCACTCGATGCCTTCGAGGACACGGTGCGGCCGGGCGGCGCCATCTACGTCAACTCGTCGCTGGCCCCACGCACGGTGCGGCGCACGGATGTTGCCGCCTACCACGTGCCGGTAAGCGACATGGCCAACAATCTCGGGGCGATCCAGGCGGCCAGCGTCATCCTCCTCACCGTCTACGCCCTGGTTTCCGGGGCGATAACCATTGAGACCCTGCAGAAGGTCATTCCGCTGTCGATCAAACGGAAGAATCTGGTGGACTTAAATATGCGGGCTATCGAGGCGGGAATTGCCTGGCACGAGGAGAATTGCCGAAAGGAGTAG
- the vorB gene encoding 3-methyl-2-oxobutanoate dehydrogenase subunit VorB, whose amino-acid sequence MSQHLMKGNEAVIYGALLGGATHYFGYPITPASEIAHAAAELFPRCGRHFLQAECEVSSINMLYGAAAAGARVMTGSSGPGLSLMAEGLSYLSGSELPSLVIDVQRAGPGLGYIWPEQADYNFIVHGAGHGSHSGVVLAPNSAQEMCDFAYKSFELAERYRCTVFILADAYIGQIMEPVELPRQVQANPHKDWALYGDAASRGNLISSIFLKLEELEGHNIHLQEKYRRMEREIVDFEETQTADAEYLFVAYGISSRICHSAVHELRDKGIKAGMLRPKTLFPFPSARLLELAGQAKKMIVAELSNGQMVRDVQLAVQGKVPVLLYNWMGGRIPTTEEIVRRLEEDAAAG is encoded by the coding sequence ATGAGCCAGCATCTGATGAAAGGCAACGAGGCGGTGATCTACGGCGCCTTGCTGGGTGGGGCAACCCACTACTTCGGCTACCCGATCACCCCGGCCAGCGAAATCGCCCATGCGGCGGCCGAACTCTTCCCCCGCTGCGGCCGGCATTTCCTCCAGGCCGAATGCGAGGTCTCGTCGATCAATATGCTCTACGGAGCGGCGGCCGCCGGAGCCCGGGTCATGACCGGCTCATCCGGGCCGGGGCTGTCGCTGATGGCGGAAGGCCTGTCCTACCTGTCCGGTTCCGAGCTGCCGTCACTGGTCATTGATGTCCAGCGGGCCGGCCCCGGTCTTGGTTATATCTGGCCTGAGCAGGCCGACTACAACTTCATTGTCCATGGGGCCGGGCACGGCAGCCACAGCGGCGTGGTCCTTGCCCCAAACTCGGCGCAGGAGATGTGCGACTTCGCCTACAAGTCCTTTGAGCTTGCCGAGCGCTATCGCTGCACGGTCTTTATCCTCGCCGATGCCTATATCGGCCAGATCATGGAACCGGTCGAACTGCCGCGCCAGGTGCAGGCCAATCCGCATAAGGACTGGGCGCTGTACGGTGATGCGGCGAGTCGCGGCAACCTCATCTCCTCCATCTTCCTAAAACTCGAAGAACTGGAGGGCCACAATATCCATCTCCAGGAAAAATACCGGCGGATGGAGCGCGAGATCGTCGACTTTGAAGAAACCCAGACGGCTGATGCCGAATATCTTTTTGTCGCCTACGGCATCAGCTCGCGAATCTGCCATTCTGCCGTGCACGAGTTGCGCGACAAGGGCATTAAAGCCGGAATGCTCCGGCCGAAGACCCTCTTCCCCTTCCCGTCGGCCCGATTGCTGGAGCTGGCCGGCCAGGCGAAAAAGATGATCGTAGCCGAACTGAGCAACGGCCAGATGGTCCGAGACGTGCAGCTGGCGGTGCAGGGGAAGGTACCGGTCCTTCTCTACAACTGGATGGGCGGGCGCATCCCGACCACCGAGGAGATAGTCCGCCGCCTGGAAGAAGATGCCGCTGCCGGTTGA
- a CDS encoding 4Fe-4S dicluster domain-containing protein — protein MGPEEKKNYIDINPKRCKGCAACVVACPNGCIEIGSEINGMGYQFARFAVRKCIACGMCFYTCPEFGAITVYKKPRKGA, from the coding sequence ATGGGCCCTGAAGAGAAAAAAAATTACATCGACATCAATCCGAAACGCTGCAAGGGCTGCGCCGCCTGTGTTGTCGCCTGCCCCAACGGCTGCATCGAGATTGGCTCGGAGATCAATGGCATGGGCTACCAGTTCGCCCGTTTCGCCGTCAGAAAATGTATCGCCTGCGGCATGTGTTTCTACACCTGTCCGGAATTCGGGGCGATTACCGTCTACAAAAAACCACGCAAAGGGGCATGA
- a CDS encoding rod shape-determining protein gives MFSKLNKIVTQPSIAIDLGTANTRLYAFGGGKIMERPSTIRLVRDGGDRVADEYFRYINSTLVATPLRGGVIVDLKNAISLLKPLVVKTRKLFQAPVSLACAPTDTTEAERELLCRALLQAGVSRVSLMPEVWAAAIGAGLDVSLGSAQLLIDIGEGVTDLAVFRDGRIIFASALRTACSDIHRAIRSAIMARYAVKIYDHELERLTSELQTVFCHPASSDRWLAISGIDVVKRREVSITIDNQVVVAAMLPVIGKITGFIAGSLKKLPEKCYCEILESGICLTGGGACIEGIDTSISRRTAMAVTIAADPLHAVINGATQTLQYWSGKRCWWDNIAWPSFQRIN, from the coding sequence ATGTTCAGTAAACTTAATAAGATTGTTACCCAGCCAAGTATCGCCATCGACCTCGGTACCGCCAATACCCGGCTTTACGCCTTCGGTGGAGGCAAAATCATGGAAAGACCCTCGACGATACGTCTTGTCAGAGACGGCGGCGACCGTGTCGCCGATGAATATTTTCGCTATATCAACAGCACCCTGGTCGCTACACCCCTGCGCGGCGGGGTCATTGTCGACTTGAAAAACGCCATTTCCCTGCTGAAACCCCTGGTGGTCAAGACCCGTAAACTCTTCCAGGCCCCTGTATCGCTGGCCTGTGCGCCGACCGATACCACAGAGGCAGAGCGAGAGCTCCTCTGCCGTGCCCTCCTGCAGGCGGGAGTTTCCCGGGTCTCGCTGATGCCGGAGGTCTGGGCGGCGGCGATCGGTGCTGGCCTCGATGTGAGCCTTGGCTCGGCGCAGCTGCTCATCGATATCGGTGAGGGCGTGACCGACCTGGCGGTGTTTCGCGACGGGCGGATTATCTTTGCCTCGGCGCTGCGCACCGCCTGCAGCGACATCCACCGGGCGATCCGTTCGGCAATCATGGCCCGCTATGCCGTCAAGATCTATGACCATGAACTTGAGCGCTTGACTAGCGAGCTGCAGACTGTTTTCTGTCACCCGGCGTCTTCGGACCGGTGGTTGGCGATTTCCGGGATCGATGTCGTCAAAAGGCGTGAGGTGTCAATAACCATCGACAATCAGGTGGTTGTCGCGGCGATGCTCCCGGTAATAGGCAAAATCACCGGATTCATAGCCGGCAGCCTGAAAAAGCTGCCAGAAAAGTGCTATTGCGAAATCCTCGAATCGGGGATTTGCCTGACCGGTGGCGGGGCATGTATTGAAGGAATAGATACCTCGATAAGCCGGCGAACGGCAATGGCCGTCACAATTGCCGCCGATCCACTGCACGCGGTCATCAATGGCGCCACCCAGACCCTGCAGTATTGGAGTGGCAAGCGGTGCTGGTGGGACAACATCGCCTGGCCGAGTTTTCAAAGAATCAATTGA